A region from the Pseudonocardia petroleophila genome encodes:
- a CDS encoding peptide chain release factor 3: MTESPARPRAATEIAAQAHRRRTFAVISHPDAGKSTLTEALALHAEVIDSAGAVHGKAGRKGVTSDWMEMERARGISITSAVLQFSYRDHVINLLDTPGHGDFSEDTYRVLAAVDAAVMLLDASKGLEAQTLKLFDVCRSRKIPVLTFVNKWDVPGREALELLDEVEQTIGLRPMPVTWPVGIAGDLRGVVECATGEMRRYTRTAGGATKGEVEVLDPDRAAAEEPLYLETVVDELELLREIGAEFDEDDYLAGTATPVLFGAARHGVGVGRLLDALVDLAPAPAPRPDADGTPRELDTPLSGLVFKVQAGMDRSHRDRTAFLRINSGRFERGMVLTHAGSGKPFATKYAQAVFGQQRTTLEEAFPGDIVGLVNAGALRPGDTLYAEDPVQFPAIPSFAPEHFAVVRAKDAGRYKQFRRGISQLDSEGVIQVLRSDRRGDQAPVLAAVGPLQFEVVTARLADEFGAPVTLEQLNYTVARLTDEAGAEVLNRESETEVLHRSVDGALLAVFVNKWRMETIRRKHADVMMEPLLAGAVDR, from the coding sequence ATGACCGAGTCGCCCGCCCGCCCCCGCGCCGCCACCGAGATCGCCGCCCAGGCGCACCGCCGCCGCACCTTCGCCGTGATCTCCCACCCCGACGCGGGGAAGTCGACGCTCACCGAGGCGCTGGCCCTGCACGCCGAGGTGATCGACTCGGCGGGCGCGGTGCACGGGAAGGCCGGGCGCAAGGGCGTCACCTCGGACTGGATGGAGATGGAGCGCGCCCGCGGCATCTCCATCACCTCCGCGGTGCTCCAGTTCAGCTACCGCGACCACGTGATCAACCTGCTCGACACCCCCGGCCACGGCGACTTCTCCGAGGACACCTACCGCGTCCTCGCCGCCGTCGACGCCGCCGTGATGCTCCTCGACGCCTCGAAGGGCCTGGAGGCGCAGACCCTCAAGCTCTTCGACGTCTGCCGCAGCCGGAAGATCCCCGTGCTCACCTTCGTCAACAAGTGGGACGTGCCCGGCCGCGAGGCCCTGGAGCTGCTCGACGAGGTGGAGCAGACGATCGGGCTGCGGCCGATGCCCGTCACCTGGCCGGTCGGGATCGCGGGCGACCTGCGCGGCGTCGTCGAGTGCGCCACCGGCGAGATGCGCCGCTACACGCGCACCGCGGGCGGGGCGACGAAGGGCGAGGTCGAGGTGCTCGACCCCGACCGCGCCGCCGCGGAGGAGCCGCTCTACCTCGAGACGGTCGTCGACGAGCTGGAGCTGCTGCGCGAGATCGGCGCCGAGTTCGACGAGGACGACTACCTCGCCGGCACGGCCACGCCGGTGCTGTTCGGCGCGGCGCGGCACGGCGTCGGCGTCGGGCGGCTGCTCGACGCGCTCGTCGACCTCGCCCCCGCCCCGGCCCCGCGCCCCGACGCCGACGGGACGCCGCGGGAGCTCGACACGCCGCTGTCCGGCCTGGTGTTCAAGGTGCAGGCGGGCATGGACCGCTCGCACCGCGACCGCACCGCCTTCCTGCGCATCAACTCCGGGCGCTTCGAGCGCGGCATGGTGCTCACCCACGCGGGATCGGGCAAGCCGTTCGCCACGAAGTACGCGCAGGCGGTGTTCGGCCAGCAGCGCACCACGCTGGAGGAGGCGTTCCCGGGCGACATCGTCGGCCTGGTCAACGCGGGCGCACTGCGTCCCGGCGACACCCTCTACGCCGAGGACCCGGTCCAGTTCCCGGCGATCCCGAGCTTCGCCCCCGAGCACTTCGCGGTGGTCCGGGCCAAGGACGCGGGCCGCTACAAGCAGTTCCGCCGCGGGATCTCCCAGCTCGACTCCGAGGGCGTCATCCAGGTCCTGCGCTCCGACCGACGCGGCGACCAGGCGCCGGTGCTGGCCGCGGTCGGGCCGCTGCAGTTCGAGGTGGTCACCGCGCGGCTGGCCGACGAGTTCGGCGCTCCGGTGACGCTGGAGCAGCTCAACTACACCGTCGCCCGCCTCACCGACGAGGCAGGCGCGGAGGTGCTGAACCGGGAGAGCGAGACCGAGGTCCTGCACCGCTCCGTCGACGGCGCGCTGCTCGCGGTGTTCGTCAACAAGTGGCGGATGGAGACGATCCGGCGCAAGCACGCCGACGTGATGATGGAGCCGTTGCTGGCGGGGGCCGTCGACCGCTGA
- a CDS encoding GlcG/HbpS family heme-binding protein, with product MADILNVATITTDAAHRVIAAAEAKAAEIGVPMCIAVADPGGNLKAFSRMDGAPLLSTQVAQDKAYTAVGFGMPTHGWHDFIKDDAPLAAGAPTGIDRLVIFGGGYPIQVDGANVGAIGVSGGHWSQDQEVAEAGLAALAP from the coding sequence GTGGCCGACATCCTGAACGTCGCGACCATCACCACCGACGCCGCGCACCGCGTCATCGCGGCGGCCGAGGCGAAGGCCGCGGAGATCGGCGTGCCGATGTGCATCGCCGTCGCCGACCCCGGCGGCAACCTCAAGGCGTTCTCCCGGATGGACGGCGCCCCGCTGCTCTCGACGCAGGTGGCGCAGGACAAGGCCTACACCGCCGTCGGGTTCGGGATGCCGACGCACGGCTGGCACGACTTCATCAAGGACGACGCCCCGCTCGCCGCGGGCGCCCCCACCGGCATCGACCGGCTGGTGATCTTCGGCGGCGGGTACCCGATCCAGGTCGACGGGGCGAACGTCGGCGCGATCGGCGTCAGCGGCGGGCACTGGTCGCAGGACCAGGAGGTCGCCGAGGCCGGTCTGGCGGCGCTGGCCCCGTGA
- a CDS encoding SulP family inorganic anion transporter, protein MSRPPWLAPRVLRTEALSGLVVALALIPEAIAFSIIAGVDPRVGLFASVTMAITIAFTGGRPAMISAATGAVALVVAPLVRDHGLQYLIAAVLLGGAFQVALGLAGTARLMRFVPRSVMVGFVNALAILIFASQLPYLVGVPWVAWVLLAVALAVLVVLPRLTSAVPAPLVAIVALTAFTVFAAVSVPTVGDQGELPDGLPVLGLPDVPFTLDTLAIIAPYALAMAVVGLLESLMTAKLVDEITDTPSDKTRESWGQGVANIVTGCFGGMGGCAMIGQTMINVRAGGARTRASTFLAGAFLLVLMLALGDVVGAIPMVALVAVMIMVAVGTFDWHSIAPATLRRMPYSETAVMLSTVAVTVATHNLAYGVGVGVVVASVLFARRVAHVVDVAVERDAEKAVYRVTGQLFFASSGELVTAFDYAGDPPTVVVDLSGAQVWDASTIAVLDTITAKYRARDTTVTITGMDPRSASRHAALAGHLGGA, encoded by the coding sequence GTGTCTCGACCTCCCTGGCTCGCTCCCCGCGTCCTGCGCACCGAGGCCCTCTCCGGCCTCGTCGTGGCCCTCGCCCTGATCCCCGAGGCCATCGCGTTCTCGATCATCGCGGGCGTCGACCCGCGGGTCGGGTTGTTCGCCTCGGTGACGATGGCGATCACGATCGCCTTCACCGGCGGGCGGCCCGCGATGATCTCCGCGGCGACCGGGGCCGTGGCGCTCGTCGTCGCCCCGCTGGTGCGCGACCACGGACTGCAGTACCTGATCGCCGCCGTGCTGCTCGGCGGCGCGTTCCAGGTCGCGCTGGGCCTGGCCGGCACCGCGCGGCTGATGCGGTTCGTGCCGCGCAGCGTGATGGTCGGCTTCGTCAACGCCCTGGCCATCCTGATCTTCGCCTCGCAGCTGCCGTACCTGGTGGGCGTGCCGTGGGTGGCCTGGGTGCTGCTCGCCGTCGCGCTCGCGGTGCTGGTGGTGCTGCCGCGGCTCACGAGCGCGGTCCCGGCGCCACTGGTCGCGATCGTCGCCCTGACGGCGTTCACCGTGTTCGCCGCCGTCAGCGTGCCGACGGTCGGCGACCAGGGCGAGCTGCCCGACGGCCTGCCGGTCCTCGGCCTGCCCGACGTGCCCTTCACGCTCGACACCCTGGCGATCATCGCGCCCTACGCGCTCGCGATGGCCGTGGTCGGGCTGCTGGAGTCGCTGATGACGGCGAAGCTCGTCGACGAGATCACCGACACGCCGTCGGACAAGACGCGCGAGTCGTGGGGCCAGGGCGTCGCCAACATCGTCACCGGGTGCTTCGGCGGCATGGGCGGCTGCGCGATGATCGGCCAGACGATGATCAACGTCCGGGCCGGCGGGGCCCGCACCCGCGCCTCGACGTTCCTGGCGGGTGCGTTCCTGCTGGTGCTGATGCTCGCGCTCGGCGACGTCGTCGGCGCGATCCCGATGGTCGCGCTGGTCGCCGTCATGATCATGGTCGCGGTCGGCACGTTCGACTGGCACAGCATCGCCCCCGCCACCCTGCGCCGGATGCCCTACAGCGAGACGGCGGTGATGCTGTCGACCGTCGCGGTCACCGTGGCCACCCACAACCTGGCCTACGGGGTCGGGGTGGGGGTCGTCGTCGCGTCGGTGCTGTTCGCGCGGCGCGTCGCCCACGTCGTCGACGTGGCGGTGGAGCGCGACGCGGAGAAGGCCGTCTACCGCGTCACCGGCCAGCTGTTCTTCGCGTCCTCCGGCGAGCTGGTGACGGCGTTCGACTACGCGGGCGACCCGCCGACGGTGGTCGTCGACCTCTCCGGCGCGCAGGTCTGGGACGCCTCGACGATCGCCGTCCTCGACACCATCACGGCGAAGTACCGGGCCCGCGACACCACGGTGACGATCACCGGCATGGACCCCCGCAGCGCGTCGCGGCACGCCGCCCTGGCTGGTCACCTCGGCGGTGCGTGA